The window CGACGGCGAGCTCTTGGTCGAACGGACGCCCGCTGGGCGTGGGGACGACCAGGACGGGCCCGTGGGAGCCCGTCTCGAAGCCGTCCGCGAGGACGGAGTCCAGCGCGTCGCCCCAGGGGTCGGTCTTCATGACCATGCCGGGGCCGCCGCCGTACGGGGTGTCGTCGACCGTGTTGTGCCGGTCGTACGTCCACTGCCGAAGATCATGCACGTGCACATTCAGCTGTCCACGCGCGCGTGCCTTGCCGACGAGCGAGACGTTCAGGGGTTCCAGGTACTCGGGGAAGATCGTGAGGACGTCGAGCCGCATCACGCCTCGTCTCCCGCGGAGGTGTTCTCGTCACTCCTGGAGGTGTTCTCGTCATCCCCCGAGGAGTTCTCGGCGTCTCTGGAGGAGGCGATTTCCGCCCGGTCGTCGATCAGTCCGGGCGGCGGGTCGATGACCGCCCGCTGCTTCTCCAGGTCGATCTCGACGACGATCTCCTCGACGAACGGGATCAGCACCTCGGTCCCGTCGGCCCGCTCGACCACGAAGAGGTCCTGCGAGGGCAGGTGCGAGATCTCGGTGATCCGTCCGACCTCGGTGCCGTCCTCCAGGACGACGTCCAGGTCCATGAGCTGGTGGTCGTAGTACTCGTCCGGGTCCTCGGGCTTGTCGTCCGGGTCGACCTCGGCGATCAGCAGGGTGTTGCGCAGCGCCTCGGCGCCGTTGCGGTCGCGTACGCCCTCGAAGCGCAGCAGGAGGCGGCCGCTGTGCACCCGCCCCGTCTCGATGGTCAGCGGCCCGGCCGAGGCGGGGTCCGTGGCCAGGACGGCGCCGGGTCCGAGCCGCAGCTCCGGCTCGTCGGTACGTACCTCGACGGTGACCTCGCCCTTGATGCCATGGGCGCGGCCCACCCGCGCGACTACCAGCTGCACTTGCCTGATCTCCTGTCGTGTGGCTACGGCATTGCCGCGTAGACGACTACGGGCCGGGGACGGCCCAATGGCCCTCCCCGGCCCGAGCCGGTGCTGCTTTTACGTCAGCGGACGTGGTCCACGTCGACGAGGTCGACACGGACGCCGCGGCCGCCGATGGCGCCCACGACGGTGCGCAGGGCGCGTGCGGTGCGGCCGTTGCGGCCGATCACCTTACCGAGGTCGTCGGGGTGCACCCGGACCTCGAGAACGCGTCCGCGACGCAGGTTGCGCGAGGCGACCTGCACATCGTCCGGGTTGTCGACGATGCCCTTCACGAGGTGCTCGAGAGCCTCCTCGAGCATGCTCAGGCCTCGGTCGACGCGGACTCGGCGGAAGCCTCGTCCTTCTTCTCAGCCTTCTTCTTCTGGGTGATGGCCTCACCCTTGCCCTCGTCGTCGCCGCCCAGGGCGTCGAACGACGGGCGCGCGGCCTTCGGCTCGGCCACGAGCAGCGGCGCCGGGGCGGGCTCGCCCTTGTACTTCTGCCAGTCGCCGGTCAGCTTGAGAATGGCGAGCACGGGCTCGGTCGGCTGCGCGCCGACACCCAGCCAGTACTGCGCACGCTCGGAGTCGACCTCGATGCGCGAGGGGTTCTGCACCGGGTGGTACAGGCCGATCTCCTCGATGGCCCGGCCGTCACGGCGGGTACGGGAGTCGGCTACGACGATGCGGTAGTGAGGCGAACGGATCTTGCCCAGACGCTTCAGCTTGATCTTGACTGCCACTGGAGTGGTGTCTCCTGGTCTTGACGTGGTTGGGCACGACGAAATTGCCGCGTGGGGTTGCGGTACCCGAGTGCCCGATGGACGCGTCAGCCGGAGGAGAGAGGGGTCCTGTGCGGCTGTCGAGTACAGCTGGCCATTCTGCCACACCCTGACCGGCGCCTCGACCGGGGCAGCGCATGACCGGCCCGCGGCACGATCGGGCCCCACGCGGGTGTCGCCGTCGAGGTGGGCCGCTGCGCAACCCGGCATCCACGAGATGCCGCTGCGCTCTCCCGCACCACCCCGGCGGCACGACGGCCCGCCGCTACGACGACTGTCCGCTCAGCCCGCTGCGGCGCCGACCACCTCCGGGATACGGAACGGCTTCCCGCACCCTCCGCACACGATCGGCGCCTGGGCGAGGACCGACGGGACGACGCGGACGTTGCGTCCGCAGTCGCACACCGCCTTCACGCGCACGCCTCCTCCGGAGGAACCGTGCCGAGCGGCCGGGCCCCGGAAGCTGCGGGCCGTGTCCGCGGCGGTCGCGACCGTGTGCGCCTTGAGGGCGCGCTGCAGCCGCTCGATCGTCGGGCGGTAGCGCCGCTTCGCCTCGGGGTTGAGCGTGACCAGCGAGAAGCCACTGCTGGGATGCGGCTCCTCGGGGTGGTCCAGGCCCAGCTCCTCGGCGATCGCGAGGAATCTGCGGTTGTGGTACCGGCCGGCGCGGGAGGTGTCTCGGACACCTCGGGCGGCGGCGATGCCGTGGACTGCTTCGTGAAGCAGTCGTTCGAAGGAGAGCTCGTGCCCGCAGGCGGACGACGACTCTCCGATCAGGGACTCTGGCGCGGCAAGATCGGGCAGCTCGGGGTGGTGCCGCTGAATGTCGGCCCACGCCCCTGCCAGCTCTGCGGCGAGAACAGGTGGTGTCGTGCTCACGTAATGACAACGAGCCGGGGTGCCTCTGTGTTCCTATTCCGGGGCATCCCAAATAATTTGCACGTACCCGTCAGTTGCCGCTGATGCGTCCTGACGAGGGCGGGTGCGCTGATCTGCGGAGAAGCCTCACAGTTCACACCTAGCCGGTACGTAGTGACTCGTACGCCCCGGCCTGTAGACGGTGTCCGCGCGCCGGGGCACCTGCGGTCATCAGATGCGCAAGAGGCGTTTCGGTCCTTCTCGCGGCGGAATGCCGGGGCTCAGTAGGCGCGGGCCACGACTGCGACGTTACCGGGTGCGTCGTCGCTCCCGGGCACCGACCCGTCTTCCGCGACCAGACACCGTACGGTCACGGCGTGCGCCGCGAGCTCGGCCTCGCCCTCTTCGCCGAGGGTGACCCAGGGGACGCGCGCCCATCCGCCGGCGACGGCGGCCTCGATCGCCTCCCCGATCGTCGACACCTCGGACGTCCGGGACTCCCGCCGCTCGCGCGACTGAGTCAGCAGCAGGGCCTGGTCCTCCTCCAGAACGGCGGGCAGCAGCCGTACGAGGGAGTCGATCGCCACCGGCTCCTTTCCGCCGGGGATGCGGCGGGCCAGCATCGCGGTGCCGTTCTCCAGGTCACGGGGGCCGACCTCGATACGTACGGGCACGCCCTTGAGTTCCCAGTCGACGGCGCGGCGGCCGAACGGGGTGTCCGTCCGGTCGTCGACCCGGACGCGTACGCCCGCCGCCTTCAGCCGGTCGCCGATCTCGTGGACCTTGGCCAGAACCGCGTCGTCGCCCTTGATGGCGAGGACGACGGCCTGTACGGGGGCGAGGCGCGGCGGCACCCGCAACCCGCTGTCATCACCGTGCGACATGATCAGGCCACCCACCATACGGGTCGAGGACCCCCAGGAGGTCTGCCAGACGAGCTCCTCCCGGCCCTCCCTGGACAGGTACCGGGTGTTGAAGGCCTTCGCGAAGTTCTGACCCAACTCATGGCTGGTGCCCATCTGCAGGGCCTTGCCGTCACCCATCATCGCTTCGAGGGTGAGGGTGTTGACGGCCCCGGCGAACCGCTCGCGCGGGGTCTTCCGCCCCAGCACCACATCGATGCCCAGGACGTTCACCATGAAGTCGGCGTACACCTTCTCGTGGATGTGCGCGGCGTAGTCCCGGGCGTCCTCGTACGTGGCGTGGGCCGTGTGTCCCTCCTGCCACAGGAATTCGGTCGTACGGAGGAACACGCGCGGGCGCATCTCCCAACGGACCACGTTCGCCCACTGGTTGATCAGCAGCGGTAGGTCGCGGTAGCTCTGCACCCACTTGGAGAAGTAGTCGTTGACGATCGTCTCGGAGGTGGGGCGGACGACGACCGGCTCGTCCAGTTCCTTGCCTCCGGCGTGCGTGACGACGGCGAGCTCGGGGGCGAAGCCCTCGACGTGCTCGGCCTCCTTCGTCAGGTACGACTGCGGGATGAAGAGCGGGAAGTACGCGTTCTGGGCACCCGCCTCCTTGATCCGGGCGTCCATCTCCTGCTGCATCCGCTCCCACAGCCCGTAGCCGTACGGCCGGATGACCATCGTGCCGCGCACCGGACCGTTGTCGGCCAGCTCGGCCTTGCTGATCAGATCCTGGTACCAGCGCGGGAAGTCGTCCGCCCGAGGCGTGAGAACAGGTGCCTTTGCCATGGCGCGATGGTACGGGCACATGTTGCCGGTATGTGAATTTTTACGGCGCGCGCCGGTGGCACGCAAACCGGGCTCCGTAACCCCTGGACGCCACGACGAGCGCGGAGTTTCCTGGCATACGGGGGCGGAGTGCGCGCGCACTGCACGGGGGCGGAGAAACGGGGCACAAGAAGCAACTCTCGGCGGATTGGGGCGCTTTCGATGACACCTACGCTCGTGCGGCATCACCTACCTCACGCGGGGACCGTTCCCCGGGTGGATCCGTGGGCACGCGCGCGTGACTGGGCCGAGATTCAGGAGCGGATGCTCGTCCCGCTCTACGAGGCCGTGTACCAGCGGCTCGAAGTGGGCTCTGCCACCCGGTTGTTGGGGCTCGGCTGCGGATCCGGTCTCGCACTGCTGATGGCGGCCTCCCGAGATGCCCGGGTCACCGGTGTCGATGCCGGCGCGCCCGAGCGGCTGGCTCTCGCGCGGGAGCGGTTGCTGCCCGAGGCGTGGGGCACGCGTGCGCGTGCCGGGACCCGGCTGGTCGACGGGGAGCCGGCGGACCTCGCGTCCGGCGCGGGTGACTCGGGGACGGCCGCGTACAACCTGGTGACGGCCTTCGAGCCGATCGGGTGTGTGGGCGGAGACTCCGAAGGGCTGGGTGAGTTGCTGGCGGAGGTGCGTCCGCTTGTGGGGCGGGGGGTTCCTGTGGTGCTCGCGGGGTGGGGGCCGCCGGAGCGGTGCGCCACCGCCTCGGTGCTGCGGGTCGCCACGAAGCTGGCGGATCCGCTGCGGAGGGCGGGGAGTTGGCGGCCTGCCCTTCGGGACGATCTGGAGGAGGTCGCCCAGCGGGCCGGGCTTCGGCCCGACGGGTCGGGGCGGGTTGCCTGTCCCTTCGGGTACGCCGATGTGGGCAATGCGGTTCGGGGGTTGCTCTCCACGGGGCTGTTCGACGCTGCCGTCGCTGCGACGGATCAGGCGCAGGTCGACAAGGAGCTCCGCGAGGCGCTGCATCCCCACAAGCGCCGTGACGGAACGGTATGGATGCCGAACATCTTCCGCTACCTGATCACCCGCACGCCCTGACCAAATGTCTCCCGCCCCCGCCGCCCCTACCCGTTCCCATCCCCTGGGGGCTCCGCCCCCAGACCCCCGTATCGCGCTCCGCGCTCGTCCTCAAACGCCGGACAGGCTAATAGTCAGCCCCTCCGGCGTTTGAGGAGCGGGGGTTCGGGGGCGGAGCCCCCGAGTAGTGACGGGAATGGGTAGGGGCGGCGGGGGCGAAAGAAGCCCTCAGTCGCCCTTCGTCAGGCGCGTGACCCCCGCGACCCGATACGCGTCCGCCTCGTCCAACGTCTCGTTCTCCAGGAGCGCCGCCGCGAGGGCGTCGAGTTGGGCGCGGTGGGCGCGGAGCTTGCCGCACGCCTCCTCGTAGCACTCGTCCACGATCCGCCGCATCTCGTGCTCGATCGTGTCGAGGGTCTCAGGCGCGGCGGAGAGCCCGTACGCCTGCTGGGCATCACCCGGAAGGGCGGAGAGACGGCCGACGCGTTCGCTCATGCCCCAGCGCGCGACCATGCCCCGGGCGATGTTGGTGACCTGCT is drawn from Streptomyces liliifuscus and contains these coding sequences:
- the rpsP gene encoding 30S ribosomal protein S16 — protein: MAVKIKLKRLGKIRSPHYRIVVADSRTRRDGRAIEEIGLYHPVQNPSRIEVDSERAQYWLGVGAQPTEPVLAILKLTGDWQKYKGEPAPAPLLVAEPKAARPSFDALGGDDEGKGEAITQKKKAEKKDEASAESASTEA
- a CDS encoding RNA-binding protein gives rise to the protein MLEEALEHLVKGIVDNPDDVQVASRNLRRGRVLEVRVHPDDLGKVIGRNGRTARALRTVVGAIGGRGVRVDLVDVDHVR
- the proS gene encoding proline--tRNA ligase, which gives rise to MAKAPVLTPRADDFPRWYQDLISKAELADNGPVRGTMVIRPYGYGLWERMQQEMDARIKEAGAQNAYFPLFIPQSYLTKEAEHVEGFAPELAVVTHAGGKELDEPVVVRPTSETIVNDYFSKWVQSYRDLPLLINQWANVVRWEMRPRVFLRTTEFLWQEGHTAHATYEDARDYAAHIHEKVYADFMVNVLGIDVVLGRKTPRERFAGAVNTLTLEAMMGDGKALQMGTSHELGQNFAKAFNTRYLSREGREELVWQTSWGSSTRMVGGLIMSHGDDSGLRVPPRLAPVQAVVLAIKGDDAVLAKVHEIGDRLKAAGVRVRVDDRTDTPFGRRAVDWELKGVPVRIEVGPRDLENGTAMLARRIPGGKEPVAIDSLVRLLPAVLEEDQALLLTQSRERRESRTSEVSTIGEAIEAAVAGGWARVPWVTLGEEGEAELAAHAVTVRCLVAEDGSVPGSDDAPGNVAVVARAY
- the rimM gene encoding ribosome maturation factor RimM (Essential for efficient processing of 16S rRNA), which gives rise to MQLVVARVGRAHGIKGEVTVEVRTDEPELRLGPGAVLATDPASAGPLTIETGRVHSGRLLLRFEGVRDRNGAEALRNTLLIAEVDPDDKPEDPDEYYDHQLMDLDVVLEDGTEVGRITEISHLPSQDLFVVERADGTEVLIPFVEEIVVEIDLEKQRAVIDPPPGLIDDRAEIASSRDAENSSGDDENTSRSDENTSAGDEA
- a CDS encoding SAM-dependent methyltransferase yields the protein MTPTLVRHHLPHAGTVPRVDPWARARDWAEIQERMLVPLYEAVYQRLEVGSATRLLGLGCGSGLALLMAASRDARVTGVDAGAPERLALARERLLPEAWGTRARAGTRLVDGEPADLASGAGDSGTAAYNLVTAFEPIGCVGGDSEGLGELLAEVRPLVGRGVPVVLAGWGPPERCATASVLRVATKLADPLRRAGSWRPALRDDLEEVAQRAGLRPDGSGRVACPFGYADVGNAVRGLLSTGLFDAAVAATDQAQVDKELREALHPHKRRDGTVWMPNIFRYLITRTP